The following DNA comes from Mucisphaera calidilacus.
GGACCCGGACTCGGGTCGATGGTCGTCGTGGTCGTCGCCTCTGGGTCTGATGCCTCATGAGACGGTGCCGGCGGCGGTTCCGCGTGAGGTGTCGATCACGTCGCCTCCGGCGCGTTTTCTGCAGTACCGGGTGACGCTGATTGGTGATGGCGAGGCGTTGCCTGAGCTGGATGCGGTGGAGGTGACGCACGTGATGCCTAACCTGGCGCCACGGATCGCGACGGTGTCGGTGGAGGTGCCGGAGGTGGGCGGTCCGGAGGAGGAGGTTGCGTCGGAGTACGGGGTGTCGTGGGAGGCGAATGATCCGAACGGTGACCGTCTGGAGTATGTGGTTGAGCTTCAGCGGGCGGGGTCTACGGTGTGGCTCAAGGGCGCGGAAGACGTTACTGAGACTGAGTTTGCGTGGCCTGTGAACCGTGTGCCGGACGGCTGGTACCGGGTTCGTGTGACGGCGAGTGATCTGCTGGACAACCCGCCTGACATGGCGAAGCGGGCCAAGCGGGTGTCGGACCCGGTTCTGGTGGACCGGACGGCTCCTGAGGTGGAGGAACTGGCGTGGGAGGCGGTTGGCGGGGATCGGATTCGTGTGTCGGGGGTGGCGGTGGACGGGTTGTCGCCGCTGGTGGGGATCGAGTACGCGGTGGATGGCGGGGAGGCGTATCGTCCGATCGTGCCTGAGGATCTGATCCTGGATTCGACTCGTGAGGCCTTCTCGGTTACACTGCGGGGCTTCACCGGTTCGGAGCACGTTCTGACGCTCCGGGTGGTGGATCGGCGTGGGAACGCGAAGCTGATCCCGCTGATCATCAAGATGAACCCGGCCGCCGACGGTTAACGGCGAGCCCTGAGACAGCGAGCGAGACGATGTCCACTCACTACCCCAAGCGTCGTAGCCGTATCAAGCGATCCCGCATGTGGGGTTTCCGTGCCCGCATGAAGACGAAGCAGGGTCGGAAGATGATCAACCGCAAGCGTCGTGTTGGTCGGAGCGTGAACGTCCGTCACAACTTCTGATTGACTGACGGGTGGATGATGAGGTTGAAGGGGTGGTGTTTTGTTGTGCGCATGGGGGGCGCGGCGTGTGAGGATTGAATTTCCTTGGGTGTTGCGGGGAGTTGGCTGCACAGGCGGTCGGAAAAACGGTATCCTCCGGGTATTGGCAGACACAGGACCCTTGTGTCTCGTGATCGATGAGTACGGTGCGTGCTCATCGTCGTGATCCCCCCTATTAGTCAGGAGTGCATCTGATGAGCTTCGAAATCGAAGTAGTTCATGGTCGCCAGGTTCTCGATTCGCGTGGCAACCCAACGGTTGAGGTCGAGGTGATTCTGTCGGACGGCAGCCAGGGCCGCGCGTTGGTTCCCAGCGGCGCGAGCACGGGCGAGAACGAGGCGGTTGAGCTTCGTGACGGCGACAAGGCGCACTACCTCGGCAAGAGTGTTGAGAAGGCGGTGGCGAACGTCAACGAGGAGATCGCTCCGGAGTTGATCGGGCTTGACGCGCGTGATCAGCAGTACATCGATCAGCTGATGCTTGATCTGGACGGCACGGAGAACAAGTCGAAGCTGGGCGCGAACGCGTTGCTGGGTGTTTCGATGGCTGCGGCGCACGCTGCGGCGGATGCGTGCGGTCTGCCGCTTTACCGTTATCTGGGCGGTGCGGGCGCGAAGATGCTGCCGGTGCCGATGCTGAACATTCTTAATGGTGGCAAGCACGCCGACAACACGGTCGATTTTCAGGAGTTCATGATTCAGCCGTGGGGCTTTGAGCGTTTTGAGGACGCGATGCGTGCGGGTGTTGAGATTTATCACGCGCTCAAGGGTGTTCTGAAGGACAAGAACCTGTCGACGGCGGTGGGTGACGAGGGTGGTTTTGCGCCGAACCTCAAGTCGAACGAGGAGGCGTTGCAGGTCATCGAGGAGGCGGTGGGCAAGGCGGGTTACAAGTGGGGCGAGCAGATCTTCGTCGCATTGGACCCGGCGACGAGTGAGTTGTGGAACGAGGCTGAGAAGGACGGGAAGAAGGGTTACAAGTTCTTCTCGTCGTCGCAGGAGATCATCACGTCGGAGCAGATGGCTGATCTGTGGGCCGAGTGGTGCAAGAAGTACCCGATCCGTTCGATCGAGGACGGTCTGGCTGAGAACGACTGGGACGGCTGGAAGGTGCTGACCGACAAGCTCGGCGACAAGGTTCAGCTTGTGGGTGACGACCTGTTCGTGACGAACAAGAAGTTCCTGAAGAAGGGTATTGATACGGGCTGTGCGAACTCGATTCTGGTGAAGGTGAACCAGATCGGCACGCTGAGCGAGACGTTCGATGCGGTGGGTCTGGCGATGCGTTCGGGTTACACGGCGGTTCTGTCGCACCGGTCGGGTGAGACGGAGGACGCGACGATCGCGGACATCGCGGTGGCGACGAACTGCGGTCAGATCAAGACGGGTGCACCGTGCCGTTCGGACCGTAATGCGAAGTACAACCAGCTGATCCGTATTGCGGAGGAGCTGGGTGACGCGGCGGTTTACGGCGGTTCCTTCTGGGACAAGGCGTAAGCCGGATCGAGACACGACGAATATGACAGAACCCCTGGGCTGAGAGGCCCGGGGGTTTTTTGTGCGTCGGGCTTCGGCCTTGCACGGGCTTGAAACAGGCATCCGAGCGGGTTTGGGAGGAGCCACACACAGCAACCTCGTGGACTCGGTTGCAGTGTGCCACCCAAAAGCTCATCGACTTGGGCTTCTGCCTCGCGGTGACAACTCGATGAGGGCGTGGGCCGACGGGCTTTGGGGTGCGTGGCATGGCTTGTCGGCCGATTTGCTCTTTATCGATAATGACCTATCATTTGCATCACAGGGCATTCATGAGGCCGTTGTGGCTCTTGCTCGAGTGCGGCGGCGCGTGCGTCGTGCCTGCCGCTCCACCCCAGAGAGACAGAGACTATGCATGATTCGATGGGCAAGCGATGCCGCCTGTTCGCTTGGTTTATGGCCCTGATCCCGCTGGTTCTGTCGGGATGCGGCGGGGGTGACGATGAAGCCGCGGCGGGTGGTGATGCCGTTCTGGTGTGCGTGAGTTCGACCGACGTGGCGACGCTTGTGGAGGCGGTCGGTGGGTCGGGCGTTCGTGTCACCGGCTTTGTGAAGGGTGAAGATGATCCGCACGTGGTGAACGCGACGCCTTCGATGGTTCGTGCGCTTGCCGAGGCGGAGTTGGTGGTGGTGGTTGGCCTGGGTCTTGAGGAAGCCTGGCTTCCGGCGATGCTGGAGCAGGCTGGTGGTTCGAGCGTAAAGCCCGGTGGTCAGGGTTATCTCGACCTGTCGGTCAACCTGCGTACGATCGCGGGTCCCGAGGGTCGTGGGGTGCCTGGTTCGTTCCATCCGGAGGACAACCCTCACTATCTGGCTGATCCGGTCGAGGGTGTGAAGGCTGCGCAGGCGATCGCCGAGAAGCTGTCGGAACTGCGTCCCGAGAAGGCTTCGGTGTTTCGGCAGAATGCGGAGGTTTTCTCGGATAACGTCATCCTCGCTCTGGTGGGTGAGCACGTCGCGAACAAGATCGACGCGTCGGGTCTTGAAGAATTGGCGATCGCGATTGAGACCGGTGAGCTGGACGCTTTTCCGTACTTGAAGGCGGAGCCTGAGGTTCTTGGCGGCTGGCTGGGTGCGTTGCGTCCTTACACGGACGTGCCGGTGGTTGGCGACCATGACCTTTGGCCTTATCTCGCGCGGCGGTATGGGGTGCGGGTTCTTGGCTATCTTGAGCCGAGCCCCGGCGTGCCGCCGACGGTGCCGCACCTGCAGGAGGTGATCGCCACGATGAAGGAGCGGGACTGCCGGATCATCCTGACGGTTCAGTACTTCGACCCGCAGCACGCGGCCTTTGTGGCAGAGGCCACCGGCGCGGAGGTTGTGCCGATGGCGAATCAACCGGGCGGTCGGCCGGGCACGAGCAGCTACCTGGACTTTGTCAATTACAACGCGGGTCAGTTGCTGGAGGCGGTTCGTTCGCAGGCCGGGGATGCTTCGACGCAGGACGGTTCGGGTGCTTCCGAGTCGGCGGACGGAGCCTGACCGGATGATCGCGACCGTGCCGGCAGATGAATCTCGGGGAGCGACGGATGGTGAGTCACCGCCGGCAGCGCTCTTCACGAAACCGATTGTCGAGCTGATGTCGGTGGATCTGGGTTATGCCTCGGCGTCGGTTCTTACCGAGGTCGAGATCTCGATTGGGGAGGGTCAGTTCTGGTGTTTCCTGGGGCCGAACGGCGAGGGCAAGACCACGCTGATCAAGGCGATCCTGGGTGCCCTGTCGCCTCGTCGCGGGCGTATCTTTCGTAACCCGGAGGTGTTTGCTCGGGGTCGTGTGAGTTATGTGCCGCAGCGTCTGGAGTTGAACCCTGTCCTGCCGACGTCGGTGCGTGAGTTCATTCTGACGGGTCTGGCGGGCGTGCGGACGCACGGGAATCAGCGGCAGTCCCGGCTGGATCGCGTGCTTGAGATTGTCGGCCTGGGTGCGTCGCGGCATCAGAATTACTGGACGCTTTCGGGCGGTCAGAAGCAGCGTGCGTTGTTGGCGCGTGCGTTGATCCGTGATCCTCAGGTCTTGATCGTGGACGAGCCGACGGCGGGGCTGGACCTTGCGGCGGCGGCGGCGGTGCTCCGTGTGCTGGCGGACATGCACGCGACGTACAACGTGACGATCGTGTTTGTCACGCACGATCTGGCGATCGTGACGCGTCACGCCACGCACGCGGCCCTGTTCAAGGGTGGTGCGGTGCGGAGTGGTGAGCTGGCGGATGTCATCACGGAGGAGGCGCTGGGTCACACGTTTGGTGTGCCGGTGCCGGTTCGTTGTGATGAAGACGGCCGACCGCAGATTCAGGCGGCTTGCTCATGATGGACTTTTTTGAGTCGTGGCCTCTTTTCTTGCGTCCGTACACGCTCACGCTGCTGGCCGCAGCGGTTCTGGCGATGATCGGCGTAGTGGCTACGGCGCGTCGTCAGCTGTTCATGGCGGTCGCGGTGGCGCAGACGTCGCTTCTGGGTTATGCGGTCATTTCGTTCCTGTTTGTGCGCACATCGGTGGTGCGTTGGGTGCGGGGGCTCGCGACTCGGTGGTAATCGGTGCGGCGGTGGTGGCAGCGATGATCACGATGCTGGGCGGCCGTGACAGCCAGGCGGCGGAGGGCGGGCGGCTGGATGGCGATGAGCGTACGGCGTGGGTGTTCGTGACCGCGGGTTCACTGGGCGTGCTGTTTCTGGCCCACGCTCCGGCGGGGATGGAGCAGGTGAGGCGGCTGCAGGTTTCTTCGGTGGTCGGTGCGACGTGGCTGGACGTGCTGATCTTCGCGGGGTTGTTGTGCGGTGTTGTGGTGATGGCGCTCTGGTTGATGCGGCCTCTGATCCTGCTGCTGTCGGATCCGGTGATGGCCTCGGCGATCGGGCTGCGTGTTTCGCGGTGGAATGTCGCTCTGGCGGTGTTGGCCGGGCTGACAGTCGGTCTTGCGGTGCGTTCGACCGGTGTGCTGTTTACGTTCGGTGCGCTGGCCGTCCCGGTGATGATTGCCAAGCAGGTCTGTGGCGAGGTGAGGAGCCTGTTTCTGCTGGCCCCGGTTCTGGGTGCGGTGCTGAGTTTTATCGGGCTCTGGCTGGGGCACGCATGGGACCTGCCGCCCGGTCAGGCGGCGGTGAGCGTGATGTGCGTGGTGCTGCTCGTAGCCCATCTTGCGCGTCAGCTCTGGGACCGCGTAGGCGTGAGCTAGTCATGTTCATGGGTGGGAGGCGGGTGTGAGTCTCTGTGTGGTTTCGCGGCGCAGGGGTGGGTGATCGTCGCGGGTGGTTATGCTGTGGGGATGATGCGAACGTTGATGTGTGGCGTGTTGGTGGTGGTGTTGCTCGCGGGTACGGCGTGGGGTGATGTGGTTGACGCGTGGATTGATTACGGGTTGACGGGTGAGGATCGTCCCGCGTCGGCATTGGTGGAGGCGTCGGATTTTCGGATGCGGCTGCGCGGCGTTGATCCGGCGGAGGCGGAGGCGATGCTGTGGGCGCTGGCGCGTCGCGGGGAGGTGGAGCCGCAGACGCTGCTGGACGTTTCGATGCTGGCGCGGATCCCGGAGCGGACGCGTCTGGCGGCGGTGATGTCGCTGGCGGAGTATCCGAAGGAGGAGAGCTACGTCTATCTGCTGGCGCTGGTGGCGACGGGTGCTGCGGAGGACTCGGTGTTTGAGCGGCTGGTGACGTGGCGTGCGATCCTGGCGATGCCGAAGCCGGATATGCGTTCGGTGAGCATTTCGCCTGACAAGATGGTGCTGGCGCACTGGGTGCAGGAGCCGTCGGAGGAGGATCGGGGGTTGTGGCCTTTGTATCTCGCGGCGGTCTATCAGGTGGGTGAGGCGATCGCGTCGCGGAAGCCGCCTGGTCATGAGCTGGGGGATGCGACGCGTCTGGCGAGTGTGGAGGCTGCGGACGTGTGGGGGTATCGGTTCATGGATTCGGAGCGACCGGCGCTGGAGCGTGTGCTGACGACGCGGATTGACGTGAATTTCCGTGTTGTGGACATGCGTGATGCGTTTGGATCGGATCAGCCTGGGGTTGCGGAGTTGGCTCTGCTGACGGTTCAGGAGCGTTTGGGTGTTGAGGATCGTGCGGCGCTGCTGGGGTGGTTGCGTGCTCAGGAGGGGGAGCGGGCGATGCGAAGTGCGTTGCTGCTGGGGACGCTGAACGCGTGGGGCGGCGGTCCGATGCTGGTGCCGCGTGATCTGCCTGAATCGCTTGATGGGTATGGGCAGCTGCTTCGTGCGTCGGATCAGGCGGAGGCGTTGCCTCATGTCGCGGTGCAGTTTGCTCGTGCTGATTCTTCGGCGGCGGGGGCGTGTCTGCTGGTTTTGCTGGAGCGTGGTTATTTCTCGGAGGCGATGGGTTTGTTGTTTCCGCTTGAGGGCGAGCCGGTGTTGGATGTTCGCGACTGGCTGGTCGAGGAGCGGGGTTGGCATCTGCTGGAGAAGCATCTGCCTGAGGGTTCGCCTGGGTTCTGGTTGTATGGCGATGAGGCGGTTCAGGCGTTTCAGTTGCGTGTGCTGAAGCGGTGGTGGGGGCTGGCTGTGGAGCGTGGCGGGGTGGCCGAGCGGGGCGTGATCCGCTAAGTTTTGCGTGACGAACATTTATATTTCAATGAAGGATCAGCATGGAAAACCCCGCGCCCTCGGAACACCCGATGATTGATGTCGCCAAGCGTCGCTGGAGCCCTTACGGCCTGGCGCCGAAGGTGATTCCGGCGCAGAAGATTCGTTCGCTGATGGAGGCGGCCCGCTGGGCGGCGTCGTCGTTTAACGAGCAGCCCTGGCGTTTTATGCTGGCGCCGCGTTCGGACGAGGCGGCGTTTGAGAAGGCGCTGGGTTGTCTGGCGGAGGCGAATCAGGCTTGGGCGAAGAACGCGGGGCTGTTGATTTTGACGGCGGTTCGTGAGTCGTTCACGAAGAATGACAAGCCGAACCGTGTGGCGGAGCATGACCTCGGGTTGGCGGTGGGGAACCTGTCGTTGCAGGCTACGGCGATGGGCTTGTTCGTGCACCAGATGGCGGGCGTTGATCTGGACGCGGTGCGTGATGCTTATGGTGTGCCGGAGGGGTTCCGGGTGATGACGGCGATCGCGGTGGGACATGCGGCGAAGGCGGACGAGGTTCCGGCGGAGCTTCGGGCGCGTGACGAGGCGGAGCGTGTGCGCAACGACTTCGACACGTTCGTGTTCGGGACGAGCTGGGGCGAGGCGTCGGCTGTGTTCAAGGATTGATCAGGCGGAGACGGCCTGCTGCTCGGTGGGCTGCTGCACGGCCCAGGTGACGAAGGTCTTGGCCCAGTCGTGGACTTCGTCGCGGGTCATGCGGAAGGCGCCGAGTCGTCGTTCGTCGTCGCCCGGGACCATGTCGGGATCTCGGAAGGCGTGGTGGACTTTCCAGCGTGCGCCCGTGACGGCCGGGCTGTTGTCGCGGGTGTAGTCGTCGATGGTGATGACGAACTCGAAGTTGTCGGTGATGACGTCGTTGATGTCGGTGGGCTTCTGGGTGCTGATGTCCATGCCGACTTCGAACATGACTTCCACGGAGAGGGGGTGGAGGTCATCGGGCATGATGCCGGCGGAGACGACTTCGAGTCGTGGTCCGGCGATGTGACGGATCCATGCGTCGAGCATCTGTGACCGGCAGCGGTTGTTGCGGGAGAGGATCAGGACGCGGCGCGGCTGGTTTCCGAGGCGCATGCGTTCGGTCTGAGGGTTGTGCGTGGGATACGGGTTGTTCGCTTCACCTGCCACCATGACTTCACCTAATGAGGGTTCGTTTCTTCCATCCTTTAGTACGCACGGCGGGACAGAATCTTGCACGTGGAGGAATCTTTATCGGAAGAAGTGTGGTGTGGTTAAGCTAAAAGCCGTGTTCACAGCGTTATCGGGTTGGCTTCACGCTGAGTGGTCAAGGTGGGCAAGGAGCGATTTTCGGTGGATGGGGAGTGTGGGCAAGGCGGCGAGGAAGCGTTTTCCGTAGGACTTGGCGGTGATGCGGGGGTCGAGGACGACGACGCGGCCGGTGTCGTTTCGCGAGCGGATCAAACGACCAAAACCCTGTTTGAACTTAAGAACGGCTTCTGGGAGGGCGTAGTGGGCGAAGGGGCTGTTGCCCTGGGCCTGGATGCGTTCGGTGCGTGCCTCGATGAGGGGTCGGTCGGGTGAGGCGAAGGGGAGGCGCATGATGATGACGTTGCGCAGCGATTCGCCTGGGACGTCGACGCCTTGCCAGAAGGTGTCGGTGCCGAGGAGGACGCTTCGGGAGTCGTGTCGGAATCTTGCGAGCAGTTCGTTGCGTTCGATGCCGTCGCCCTGGACGAGCCGTGGCATGGATCGTTCGGCGAGTGGTGTGGCGAGTCGTCGCGCGATCTCGCGGAGGTCGCGGTAGCTGGTGAAGAGGAGGAAGGCTCCGCCCCGGGTTTCGTCGATCTGCTGGAGTGCGGCCTCGATGGCGTTGTCGAGGTAGCGTGGGTCGCGGGGGTCGGGCATGTCGGTGTAGATGAGGAGTTGTGCCTGCTGCTGGTAGTCGAAGGGGGAGTCGAGTCGTCGGGTGCGGGCGTGCGTGGCGCCGATGCGTGAGCGGATGTGGGCGAAGGCCTTGTCGTCGTCGGTGAGTGCGTCGCCCCCCTGCTCGGCGAGTGTGGCCGAGGTGAGGATGACGGGGAGGGGTCGTCCCTCGCTGTCGGTAGCGCCGAAGAGCTGGCGTTCGAGGGTGGAAGCGACCTCGACGGGTGCGGCGCGGAGGCGGACCCGCGGGGTGCGTGCGGTGGGGTTGACTTCGATCCAGTAGACGGCGTCGGTGAGTTCCTGTTTGTTCCAGGTTGTGACGGCGTGGGTGAGTTGCTCGGCGCGGTCGGCGTAGCTGGCGAGTTCGAGTCGGTCTTCCTCGTTATCGATGGAGTCGCGGACGCGTCGGAGGAGCGAGGCGAGTTGGGCGAGGGGTTCGGAGAGGGGGTCGTTGATCAGCTCGGGATCGCGGATGCGGCCGTTGGTGTTGGGGTGGTCACGGTGGTACTCGATCCATGCGTTGAAGTAGGCGTCGGCGGCGAGTCGGACGTGTTCGGTCTGCCGGATGGCTCGTTCGAGGAGGTCGGTGTCGGCGACGCCGTTCTGCGCAACGAGGATCCCGCGTTGTCGTGCGGGGTAGAAGAGTCGGCTGAGGAGGCGTGTGACCTGTGCCCGGGAGAGTGCGAGTCCGAAGTGTTCGGCGGCGACGTCTTCGATGTTGTGGGCTTCGTCGAGGACGACGGCGTCGTAGGGCGGGAGGATGCCGACGCCTTGCTCGCGGAGTGCGAGGTCTGCGAAGAAGAGGGCGTGATTGACGACGAGGACGTCGGCGTGTGCCATGCGTCGTCGTGCGTTCTGGTAGAAGCAGTCCTGGTGTGTGGGGCATCGTCGGCCGAGGCAGTCTTCGGCGTCGGACTGGACGTCCTGCCAGACCTGGGGAGCGGGGAGTTGGGGGAGCGTGGTGAGGGTTCCGTCTTCGCTGTCGTGGGACCACTCGCGGATGATTTCGAGGGACTGGATGCTGCGGTCGTCGTCGAAGAGTTGTCCCTGTCGGTGGTGGGCGCGGTGGAGTCGTCGGAGGGAGAGGTAGTTGCCGCGGCCCTTGACGAGGACGGCGGAGAACTCGTCGGCGATGCCGGGGAGGACGGACTGGAGCAAGGGGATGTCCTTGCTGATGAGTTGTTCCTGGAGGGCGATGGTGTGTGTGGCGATGACGACTTTTTTTCGTGCGTCGGTGGCGTAGGCCTGGTCGTCGGTGTGGCCGAGCGCGTGGAGGACCATGGGGAGGAGGTAGGCGAAGGATTTTCCGACGCCTGTGCCGGCCTCGACGAGGAGGGAGTTTCGGTCGCGCAGGGCCTCGTAGACGCCTTGGGTCATGTCGGCCTGCTGGGGCCGGTGCTCGTAGGCGTCGCCTAGTTTTCGTGCGATGGGGCCGTCGGGGCCGAGGAGGGTGACGGGGTCGAGGGGCATGGGCTGATTGTAGGGGAGGTGGCTCGGCGCGGGGTGTGTTCAGGCGGTGTGTTGGGGGTTGTTGTAGCGTTCGACGACGGATCGTCTTGTGAGGACGATGAGGGTGAAGACGCCAAGGATCGTGCCGAGGGGGATGAAGAGGCAGCTGACGCAGGCGATGATGATGCTGAAGGTGCGTGCTCGGAAGGCGCGCATGGATCGGCCGGAGAGGATGGTGAGGATGCCGATGGTCCAGCCGGATATGAGCGGTATGGACCCCAGCAGGAGGACGATGAGGCCGAGGATGGGCGCGGGCATGGGCAGGTCATCGATGGCGACTGGGGCGAGTATGAGCGTCAGCCCCATGATGATGTAGAAAAGGAAGACGCTGGCAAAGAGGCAGCAGAGACCGCCGACGATGTAGTGGAAGATGCTGAGGAGTTTGATGTGTTCGACGTCACGGTCGTAGTCAGATTCGTGATTCCCGGACATGGTGCGTTCCCCTTCGTGTGATGCCAAAGAAAACCCCGCGAGACGGGTGTCTCACGGGGTGAAGGGTAGCAGAAAGATCTGGAATCGATCAGGTCAGTGTGAGCGAATCGAGCATGCTGCCGATGTCTTTGTCCTCGAGGCAGCGTTCAACCAGACGGCATTCGTAAGTGACCTTGAGCATCAGGGTGCTGGCTCTGAGGAAGACCTCACGGAGGTACTGATTGTCCTCCTCGATGCAGAACTGGAATCCTTTGAATTGTCCGTGGCGGACGCGTTGTGCGGCATCGATGTCGAAACCCTGCTGATAGGCGGTGTACATCAGATCGAAATCGAGTGTGGGCGTTGTTCGTGTGGTGGTGTTGATGCCGAGTCTGCCGTAGCCGTCGGGGCGATAGACTTCGATGCCATGCGTCTCGGCTTTGCAGTGCCATTCAGCCAGGACGTTCATGCCCCAGTCCATGCGTGCGACCTGCATCATTGTCATCATCCTCGGGTGGCTGTGTTATGCCTTGTTCAACAGGTCCGGGCTAGTCTGATCTGTGCCGTACTGAG
Coding sequences within:
- a CDS encoding arsenate reductase ArsC is translated as MVAGEANNPYPTHNPQTERMRLGNQPRRVLILSRNNRCRSQMLDAWIRHIAGPRLEVVSAGIMPDDLHPLSVEVMFEVGMDISTQKPTDINDVITDNFEFVITIDDYTRDNSPAVTGARWKVHHAFRDPDMVPGDDERRLGAFRMTRDEVHDWAKTFVTWAVQQPTEQQAVSA
- a CDS encoding nitroreductase family protein, which translates into the protein MENPAPSEHPMIDVAKRRWSPYGLAPKVIPAQKIRSLMEAARWAASSFNEQPWRFMLAPRSDEAAFEKALGCLAEANQAWAKNAGLLILTAVRESFTKNDKPNRVAEHDLGLAVGNLSLQATAMGLFVHQMAGVDLDAVRDAYGVPEGFRVMTAIAVGHAAKADEVPAELRARDEAERVRNDFDTFVFGTSWGEASAVFKD
- a CDS encoding metal ABC transporter permease; this encodes MITMLGGRDSQAAEGGRLDGDERTAWVFVTAGSLGVLFLAHAPAGMEQVRRLQVSSVVGATWLDVLIFAGLLCGVVVMALWLMRPLILLLSDPVMASAIGLRVSRWNVALAVLAGLTVGLAVRSTGVLFTFGALAVPVMIAKQVCGEVRSLFLLAPVLGAVLSFIGLWLGHAWDLPPGQAAVSVMCVVLLVAHLARQLWDRVGVS
- a CDS encoding metal ABC transporter ATP-binding protein translates to MIATVPADESRGATDGESPPAALFTKPIVELMSVDLGYASASVLTEVEISIGEGQFWCFLGPNGEGKTTLIKAILGALSPRRGRIFRNPEVFARGRVSYVPQRLELNPVLPTSVREFILTGLAGVRTHGNQRQSRLDRVLEIVGLGASRHQNYWTLSGGQKQRALLARALIRDPQVLIVDEPTAGLDLAAAAAVLRVLADMHATYNVTIVFVTHDLAIVTRHATHAALFKGGAVRSGELADVITEEALGHTFGVPVPVRCDEDGRPQIQAACS
- a CDS encoding metal ABC transporter substrate-binding protein, translating into MHDSMGKRCRLFAWFMALIPLVLSGCGGGDDEAAAGGDAVLVCVSSTDVATLVEAVGGSGVRVTGFVKGEDDPHVVNATPSMVRALAEAELVVVVGLGLEEAWLPAMLEQAGGSSVKPGGQGYLDLSVNLRTIAGPEGRGVPGSFHPEDNPHYLADPVEGVKAAQAIAEKLSELRPEKASVFRQNAEVFSDNVILALVGEHVANKIDASGLEELAIAIETGELDAFPYLKAEPEVLGGWLGALRPYTDVPVVGDHDLWPYLARRYGVRVLGYLEPSPGVPPTVPHLQEVIATMKERDCRIILTVQYFDPQHAAFVAEATGAEVVPMANQPGGRPGTSSYLDFVNYNAGQLLEAVRSQAGDASTQDGSGASESADGA
- the rpmH gene encoding 50S ribosomal protein L34; translated protein: MSTHYPKRRSRIKRSRMWGFRARMKTKQGRKMINRKRRVGRSVNVRHNF
- a CDS encoding ATP-dependent DNA helicase, whose product is MPLDPVTLLGPDGPIARKLGDAYEHRPQQADMTQGVYEALRDRNSLLVEAGTGVGKSFAYLLPMVLHALGHTDDQAYATDARKKVVIATHTIALQEQLISKDIPLLQSVLPGIADEFSAVLVKGRGNYLSLRRLHRAHHRQGQLFDDDRSIQSLEIIREWSHDSEDGTLTTLPQLPAPQVWQDVQSDAEDCLGRRCPTHQDCFYQNARRRMAHADVLVVNHALFFADLALREQGVGILPPYDAVVLDEAHNIEDVAAEHFGLALSRAQVTRLLSRLFYPARQRGILVAQNGVADTDLLERAIRQTEHVRLAADAYFNAWIEYHRDHPNTNGRIRDPELINDPLSEPLAQLASLLRRVRDSIDNEEDRLELASYADRAEQLTHAVTTWNKQELTDAVYWIEVNPTARTPRVRLRAAPVEVASTLERQLFGATDSEGRPLPVILTSATLAEQGGDALTDDDKAFAHIRSRIGATHARTRRLDSPFDYQQQAQLLIYTDMPDPRDPRYLDNAIEAALQQIDETRGGAFLLFTSYRDLREIARRLATPLAERSMPRLVQGDGIERNELLARFRHDSRSVLLGTDTFWQGVDVPGESLRNVIIMRLPFASPDRPLIEARTERIQAQGNSPFAHYALPEAVLKFKQGFGRLIRSRNDTGRVVVLDPRITAKSYGKRFLAALPTLPIHRKSLLAHLDHSA
- the eno gene encoding phosphopyruvate hydratase — its product is MSFEIEVVHGRQVLDSRGNPTVEVEVILSDGSQGRALVPSGASTGENEAVELRDGDKAHYLGKSVEKAVANVNEEIAPELIGLDARDQQYIDQLMLDLDGTENKSKLGANALLGVSMAAAHAAADACGLPLYRYLGGAGAKMLPVPMLNILNGGKHADNTVDFQEFMIQPWGFERFEDAMRAGVEIYHALKGVLKDKNLSTAVGDEGGFAPNLKSNEEALQVIEEAVGKAGYKWGEQIFVALDPATSELWNEAEKDGKKGYKFFSSSQEIITSEQMADLWAEWCKKYPIRSIEDGLAENDWDGWKVLTDKLGDKVQLVGDDLFVTNKKFLKKGIDTGCANSILVKVNQIGTLSETFDAVGLAMRSGYTAVLSHRSGETEDATIADIAVATNCGQIKTGAPCRSDRNAKYNQLIRIAEELGDAAVYGGSFWDKA